One genomic segment of Brassica napus cultivar Da-Ae chromosome A3, Da-Ae, whole genome shotgun sequence includes these proteins:
- the LOC106442554 gene encoding uncharacterized protein LOC106442554: MSLSLSHLSFSPERTIRFDFETSTTGIAAISVASPPPSSRPSSPTPPPSRSISEALDILFSGAHVRLSTDWQRDIHQPLSKTSSCFASNDQGHWARISEPVRGRLLYKPPIYDINAPDLYIPFMAFGTYVVLAGLSLELNGKSSYWYFVAEV; the protein is encoded by the exons atgtctctgtctctctctcatctctctttctctcccgaAAGGACAATTCGGTTTGATTTCGAAACTTCCACCACCGGAATCGCCGCCATCTCAGTCGCTTCACCGCCTCCTTCGTCCCGACCTTCCTCCCCAACGCCTCCTCCGTCCCGATCAATCTCTGAAGCTCTTGATATCCTCTTCTCAGGGGCACACGTTAGGCTGAGCACGGACTG GCAGAGAGATATAC ACCAGCCATTAAGTAAAACTAGTTCGTGTTTTGCTTCAAACGATCAGGGACACTGGGCTAGAATCTCTGAACCAGTTAGGGGTAGGCTCTTATACAAGCCTCCCATCTATGATATCAATGCGCCAGACTTGTACATTCCCTTTATGGCATTTGGTACGTACGTTGTTCTTGCTGGTCTTTCACTGGAACTTAATGGAAA GTCTTCTTATTGGTACTTTGTAGCAGAAGTTTGA
- the LOC106444422 gene encoding uncharacterized protein LOC106444422: MATATENNRADDIVCSQERESTCGANKYGGLVPKKKPLISQPKRAFFDSADWVLHKQQASADERTLEAIESLRPKLVRTPHKQLPPRGPTFLTGQENLTYSSF; the protein is encoded by the exons ATGGCGACGGCGACGGAAAACAACAGAGCGGACGACATCGTATGTTCTCAGGAACGAGAG TCTACCTGTGGTGCAAACAAATATGGAGGTCTTGTGCCAAAGAAAAAGCCTCTCATTTCGCAG CCCAAACGTGCCTTTTTTGATTCTGCAGACTGGGTTCTGCACAAG CAACAAGCAAGTGCAGATGAGAGAACTTTAGAGGCAATAGAAAGCTTAAGACCCAAACTAGTG AGGACGCCTCACAAGCAACTTCCCCCAAGGGGACCTACCTTTTTAACTGGACAAGAGAATCTG ACATATTCGAGCTTTTAG
- the LOC106444664 gene encoding outer envelope pore protein 16-2, chloroplastic-like: protein MSEERSKRTMETSGGKKITVEIKRFENEKASLFDLGHPLLNSIADSFVKAAGVGALQAVSREAYFTVADGAGSDSSENNGSKQHRFPNLRGESSKSLEALVKNTGKESLQWGLAAGLYSGITYGMKEARGGAHDWRNSVVAGALTGAAMAVTTSERTSHDQVVQSALTGAAISAAANLLSSIF from the exons ATGAGTGAAGAGAGAAGCAAAAGAACAATGGAGACGAGTGGTGGAAAAAAGATAACGGTTGAGATCAAAAGATTTGAGAATGAGAAGGCAAGCTTGTTCGATCTTGGTCATCCTCTTCTCAACAGCATCGCCGACTCCTTCGTCAAAGCCGCAGGG GTTGGAGCTTTACAAGCTGTGTCGAGGGAAGCTTATTTCACGGTGGCTGATG GGGCAGGATCTGACTCCAGCGAGAATAATGGAAGCAAGCAACATAGGTTCCCTAATCTTAGAG GGGAAAGCAGCAAATCTCTGGAAGCATTG GTGAAGAATACAGGAAAAGAATCTCTCCAATGGG GCCTAGCAGCTGGATTATATTCGGGTATAACTTATGGTATGAAGGAGGCTCGCGGAGGCGCTCATGATTGG AGGAACAGCGTGGTGGCTGGAGCATTGACAGGAGCGGCTATGGCTGTGACTACCTCGGAGAGGACAAGCCATGACCAAGTGGTTCAGTCTGCTCTTACCGGAGCAGCCATTTCCGCTGCTGCTAACCTCCTCTCCAGCATTTTCTAG
- the LOC106440304 gene encoding transcription factor bHLH147-like, translated as MESISTTRSSGYDQSRRKRKKKPPSPPPPPPPSSVQKWRSEKQQQIYSTNIIQSLRELRISDPSAKPAPPRGGGRAVRDAAYRSLAVTARGRTLWSRAILSKAVKVKLKFRKQNRSRNSNQTMVSVTGNNRLRKKRATVLRLKAKGLPAVQRRVKLLSRLIPGCRKQPLPVVLEETTDYIVAMEMQIRALNAIISAVGSSSAPRPPTPETGHDGEETHMLG; from the coding sequence ATGGAGTCGATTTCTACGACGAGGAGCTCCGGTTATGATCAATCCCGACGTAAGCGTAAGAAAAAACCACCttcgccaccaccaccaccaccaccgtcgTCGGTGCAGAAATGGAGATCGGAGAAGCAACAGCAGATCTACTCTACTAATATCATTCAGTCTCTCAGGGAACTCCGGATTAGCGATCCTTCTGCAAAGCCGGCTCCTCCTCGTGGCGGAGGTAGAGCAGTGCGCGACGCAGCTTATCGGTCCTTGGCGGTTACGGCGAGAGGTAGGACGCTGTGGAGCAGAGCTATACTATCTAAAGCTGTGAAAGTGAAACTTAAGTTCAGGAAACAGAACCGGTCGAGAAATTCGAATCAGACGATGGTATCGGTAACCGGGAATAACCGGTTAAGGAAGAAGAGAGCTACGGTTTTGAGGCTGAAGGCGAAGGGTTTGCCAGCTGTACAGAGGAGAGTGAAGTTGCTGAGCCGGTTAATTCCGGGTTGTCGGAAACAGCCGTTACCGGTGGTTTTAGAAGAAACCACTGATTATATTGTTGCGATGGAGATGCAGATTCGTGCTTTGAATGCTATTATCTCCGCCGTTGGCTCCAGCTCGGCGCCGCGGCCACCAACGCCGGAGACAGGTCATGATGGCGAAGAGACACACATGCTCGGTTAG
- the BNAA03G42430D gene encoding uncharacterized protein BNAA03G42430D isoform X1 translates to MELRSDSPSTSFSSLLLVAFLAVLSGLVSRTESAQQPFRREPGHAHWHHSAFLDVRESVRSDVRRMLHSRAEVPFQVPLEVNVVLVGMNGDGGYRYDVDPHKLEEFLKVSFSTHRPSCQETGEPLDIEHRLVYNVFPVGQPELLALEKTVKEAMVPAGTALEVDFGRLLPAYDVEATKVESAFNRLYSYIFDVDVGAGSAGTADKPIPSAIFVVNFDKVRMDPRNTEIDLDSLMFAKLPELNDADKEKQEADYIYRYRYNGGGASQVWLGSGRYVVIDLSAGPCTYGKIETEEGSVSPRTLPRIRNIVLPGDVRPVGHQSTHDIFSGQLASLVATTIEHVIAPDVRFETVDLATRVLVPIIVLQNHNRYNIMERGQNYSINIEEIESEVKKMIHEGQEVVIVGGAHPLHRHEKLAIAVSKAMRGHSLQETKKDGRFHVHTKTYLDGAILKEEMERSTDVLAAGLLDVSDPGLSNKYFLRQSWEDESEGSSDSIIKHKPLWSSYSSKLQKGKKKKAVKKKGDLYRTYGTRVIPVFILSLADVDPKLMMEDESLVWASSDVVIVLQHLNEKIPLSYVSETERQHAVPSQVQRHILAGIASALGGVSAPYEKTSHAHERPVTNWLWAAGCHPFGPFSNISQMSQMLQDVALRNTIYARVDSALHKIRETSEAVQNFASEYLKTPLGEPVKDKKNKTRTELWVEKFYKKTTTLPEPFPHELVERLEKYLDTVEEQLVDLSSLLYDHKLYDAHLNSSEILQTTMFTQQYVEHVLETERENMRCCKIEYKYTVGVKSYQTLVYGGILIAGFLVYFLVIFFSSPPSR, encoded by the exons ATGGAGCTGAGATCGGATTCACCATCGACTTCGTTTTCTTCTCTCCTGCTCGTTGCGTTCCTCGCTGTTCTAAGCGGACTCGTTTCCCGGACCGAGTCGGCTCAGCAACCTTTCCGCCGCGAGCCAGGTCACGCTCACTGGCATCACAGCGCCTTCCTCGACGTACGAGAGAGCGTCCGATCCGATGTCCGCCGCATGCTTCACTCCCGTGCCGAG GTACCGTTTCAGGTTCCTTTGGAAGTGAATGTAGTACTTGTAGGTATGAATGGGGATGGAGGATACAGATATGATGTGGATCCTCACAAACTGGAGGAGTTTTTGAAAGTTAGTTTCTCGACTCATAGGCCTTCATGCCAAGAGACGGGGGAGCCGCTTGATATTGAGCATCGGCTGGTTTACAATGTGTTTCCT gttgGGCAACCTGAATTATTAGCTCTGGAGAAGACAGTGAAAGAAGCTATGGTGCCTGCTGGGACTGCTTTAGAG GTTGACTTTGGAAGACTCTTACCAGCCTATGACGTAGAGGCAACAAAAGTTGAGTCTGCGTTTAACCGGCTTTACTCTTATATATTTGATGTGGATGTGGGAGCTGGATCAGCAGGAACGGCTGATAAACCCATACCAAGTGCCATATTTGTAGTGAATTTTGATAAG GTAAGAATGGATCCTCGAAATACAGAGATTGATCTAGACAGCTTGATGTTTGCAAAGCTACCAGAGCTTAATGATGCAGACAAGGAGAAACAAGAAGCAGATTATATTTATAGATACAGATACAATGGTGGAGGAGCATCCCAAGTTTGGCTTGGATCAGGCAG ATATGTTGTCATAGATTTGTCTGCGGGTCCTTGTACATATGGGAAGATTGAAACTGAAGAGGGAAGTGTTAGTCCCAGAACATTGCCAAGGATACGAAACATTGTGCTTCCTGGAGACGTTAGGCCTGTTGGTCATCAGTCTACACACGATATCTTTTCTGGGCAGTTAGCTTCGTTAGTAGCTACGACAATTGAGCACGTCATAGCCCCTGATGTCAG GTTTGAGACGGTTGATCTAGCAACTAGAGTGCTGGTGCCTATCATTGTGCTCCAAAACCACAATCGATATAATATCATGGAAAGAGGACAAAACTACAGCATAAATATTGAAGAGATAGAATCTGAG GTAAAGAAAATGATTCATGAGGGGCAAGAAGTAGTGATCGTTGGAGGGGCTCATCCGTTACATCGCCATGAGAAATTAGCCATTGCTGTCTCAAAAGCCATGCGTGGGCATTCTCTTCAGGAAACTAAGAAAGACGGAAGATTCCATGTGCATACCAAAACATACCTAGATGGTGCTATCCTCAAAGAA GAAATGGAAAGGTCTACTGATGTTCTAGCTGCTGGTTTACTCGATGTGTCTGACCCTGGGCTCTCTAATAAATACTTCCTCCGCCAG AGCTGGGAAGATGAATCTGAAGGTTCGAGTGATTCCATAATAAAGCACAAGCCTCTCTGGTCATCTTATAGCTCGAAACTTCaaaagggaaagaaaaagaaggcTGTTAAGAAAAAAGGCGATCTCTACCGGACTTACGGAACAAGAGTTATTCCAGT GTTTATACTCTCATTAGCTGATGTGGACCCAAAGCTCATGATGGAAGATGAGAGTCTCGTGTGGGCGAGTAGTGATGTAGTCATTGTGCTTCAGCATCTAAACGAGAAAATACCTTTGAG TTATGTTTCTGAAACAGAGAGACAGCACGCTGTTCCATCACAAGTACAGCGACATATACTTGCAGGTATAGCATCTGCTTTAGGCGGTGTAAGTGCACCATATGAAAAGACCTCTCATGCGCATGAAAGACCTGTCACGAATTGGCTTTGGGCAGCCGGTTGTCACCCATTTGGACCCTTCTCAAACATCTCTCAGATGAgtcaaatgcttcaagatgttGCACTG AGGAATACTATTTATGCTCGGGTTGATTCTGCTCTGCACAAAATACGTGAAACATCAGAG GCAGTACAGAACTTTGCATCTGAATACCTCAAGACTCCACTTGGAGAGCCAGTGAAagacaaaaagaacaaaacaagaACGGAGCTATGGGTGGAGAAATTCTACAAAAAGACAACCACGTTGCCTGAGCCTTTCCCACACGAGCTAGTCGAAAGATTAGAGAAATATCTAGAC ACGGTTGAGGAGCAACTAGTGGATCTATCGTCTTTGCTATACGATCACAAACTATACGATGCTCATCTCAACAGCTCAGAGATTCTCCAAACCACCATGTTTACACAACA GTACGTAGAACATGTACTGGAAACAGAAAGGGAGAACATGAGATGCTGTAAGATAGAGTACAAATACACGGTTGGAGTCAAGTCTTATCAAACGTTGGTGTACGGAGGAATACTTATTGCTGGTTTTCTTGTGTACTTCcttgtcatcttcttctcttctcctccttctcGTTGA
- the BNAA03G42430D gene encoding uncharacterized protein BNAA03G42430D isoform X2, whose amino-acid sequence MELRSDSPSTSFSSLLLVAFLAVLSGLVSRTESAQQPFRREPGHAHWHHSAFLDVRESVRSDVRRMLHSRAEVPFQVPLEVNVVLVGMNGDGGYRYDVDPHKLEEFLKVSFSTHRPSCQETGEPLDIEHRLVYNVFPVGQPELLALEKTVKEAMVPAGTALEVDFGRLLPAYDVEATKVESAFNRLYSYIFDVDVGAGSAGTADKPIPSAIFVVNFDKVRMDPRNTEIDLDSLMFAKLPELNDADKEKQEADYIYRYRYNGGGASQVWLGSGRYVVIDLSAGPCTYGKIETEEGSVSPRTLPRIRNIVLPGDVRPVGHQSTHDIFSGQLASLVATTIEHVIAPDVRFETVDLATRVLVPIIVLQNHNRYNIMERGQNYSINIEEIESEVKKMIHEGQEVVIVGGAHPLHRHEKLAIAVSKAMRGHSLQETKKDGRFHVHTKTYLDGAILKEEMERSTDVLAAGLLDVSDPGLSNKYFLRQSWEDESEGSSDSIIKHKPLWSSYSSKLQKGKKKKAVKKKGDLYRTYGTRVIPVFILSLADVDPKLMMEDESLVWASSDVVIVLQHLNEKIPLSYVSETERQHAVPSQVQRHILAGIASALGGVSAPYEKTSHAHERPVTNWLWAAGCHPFGPFSNISQMSQMLQDVALRNTIYARVDSALHKIRETSEAVQNFASEYLKTPLGEPVKDKKNKTRTELWVEKFYKKTTTLPEPFPHELVERLEKYLDTVEEQLVDLSSLLYDHKLYDAHLNSSEILQTTMFTQQ is encoded by the exons ATGGAGCTGAGATCGGATTCACCATCGACTTCGTTTTCTTCTCTCCTGCTCGTTGCGTTCCTCGCTGTTCTAAGCGGACTCGTTTCCCGGACCGAGTCGGCTCAGCAACCTTTCCGCCGCGAGCCAGGTCACGCTCACTGGCATCACAGCGCCTTCCTCGACGTACGAGAGAGCGTCCGATCCGATGTCCGCCGCATGCTTCACTCCCGTGCCGAG GTACCGTTTCAGGTTCCTTTGGAAGTGAATGTAGTACTTGTAGGTATGAATGGGGATGGAGGATACAGATATGATGTGGATCCTCACAAACTGGAGGAGTTTTTGAAAGTTAGTTTCTCGACTCATAGGCCTTCATGCCAAGAGACGGGGGAGCCGCTTGATATTGAGCATCGGCTGGTTTACAATGTGTTTCCT gttgGGCAACCTGAATTATTAGCTCTGGAGAAGACAGTGAAAGAAGCTATGGTGCCTGCTGGGACTGCTTTAGAG GTTGACTTTGGAAGACTCTTACCAGCCTATGACGTAGAGGCAACAAAAGTTGAGTCTGCGTTTAACCGGCTTTACTCTTATATATTTGATGTGGATGTGGGAGCTGGATCAGCAGGAACGGCTGATAAACCCATACCAAGTGCCATATTTGTAGTGAATTTTGATAAG GTAAGAATGGATCCTCGAAATACAGAGATTGATCTAGACAGCTTGATGTTTGCAAAGCTACCAGAGCTTAATGATGCAGACAAGGAGAAACAAGAAGCAGATTATATTTATAGATACAGATACAATGGTGGAGGAGCATCCCAAGTTTGGCTTGGATCAGGCAG ATATGTTGTCATAGATTTGTCTGCGGGTCCTTGTACATATGGGAAGATTGAAACTGAAGAGGGAAGTGTTAGTCCCAGAACATTGCCAAGGATACGAAACATTGTGCTTCCTGGAGACGTTAGGCCTGTTGGTCATCAGTCTACACACGATATCTTTTCTGGGCAGTTAGCTTCGTTAGTAGCTACGACAATTGAGCACGTCATAGCCCCTGATGTCAG GTTTGAGACGGTTGATCTAGCAACTAGAGTGCTGGTGCCTATCATTGTGCTCCAAAACCACAATCGATATAATATCATGGAAAGAGGACAAAACTACAGCATAAATATTGAAGAGATAGAATCTGAG GTAAAGAAAATGATTCATGAGGGGCAAGAAGTAGTGATCGTTGGAGGGGCTCATCCGTTACATCGCCATGAGAAATTAGCCATTGCTGTCTCAAAAGCCATGCGTGGGCATTCTCTTCAGGAAACTAAGAAAGACGGAAGATTCCATGTGCATACCAAAACATACCTAGATGGTGCTATCCTCAAAGAA GAAATGGAAAGGTCTACTGATGTTCTAGCTGCTGGTTTACTCGATGTGTCTGACCCTGGGCTCTCTAATAAATACTTCCTCCGCCAG AGCTGGGAAGATGAATCTGAAGGTTCGAGTGATTCCATAATAAAGCACAAGCCTCTCTGGTCATCTTATAGCTCGAAACTTCaaaagggaaagaaaaagaaggcTGTTAAGAAAAAAGGCGATCTCTACCGGACTTACGGAACAAGAGTTATTCCAGT GTTTATACTCTCATTAGCTGATGTGGACCCAAAGCTCATGATGGAAGATGAGAGTCTCGTGTGGGCGAGTAGTGATGTAGTCATTGTGCTTCAGCATCTAAACGAGAAAATACCTTTGAG TTATGTTTCTGAAACAGAGAGACAGCACGCTGTTCCATCACAAGTACAGCGACATATACTTGCAGGTATAGCATCTGCTTTAGGCGGTGTAAGTGCACCATATGAAAAGACCTCTCATGCGCATGAAAGACCTGTCACGAATTGGCTTTGGGCAGCCGGTTGTCACCCATTTGGACCCTTCTCAAACATCTCTCAGATGAgtcaaatgcttcaagatgttGCACTG AGGAATACTATTTATGCTCGGGTTGATTCTGCTCTGCACAAAATACGTGAAACATCAGAG GCAGTACAGAACTTTGCATCTGAATACCTCAAGACTCCACTTGGAGAGCCAGTGAAagacaaaaagaacaaaacaagaACGGAGCTATGGGTGGAGAAATTCTACAAAAAGACAACCACGTTGCCTGAGCCTTTCCCACACGAGCTAGTCGAAAGATTAGAGAAATATCTAGAC ACGGTTGAGGAGCAACTAGTGGATCTATCGTCTTTGCTATACGATCACAAACTATACGATGCTCATCTCAACAGCTCAGAGATTCTCCAAACCACCATGTTTACACAACAGTAG
- the LOC106440299 gene encoding probable cysteine protease RD19C, with translation MMDRAVFFLLIASALFVTISGVADDGFGNPIKQVVREENDEQLLNLDHQFTLFKSKYEKTYKNQVEHDHRFRVFKANVRRARRHQQLDPSAVHGVTQFSDVTPKEFSRKYLGLKRRFSLPNDTQKAAILPTSELPTDFDWREKGAVTPVKNQGLCGSCWSFSATGALEGAHFLATKELVSLSEQQLIDCDHTCDPQEANSCDTGCRGGLMNNAFEYALKTGGLMKEQDYPYTGRDRSVCKFNKTMIAAKVSNFSVVSADEDQIAANLVQNGPLAIAINALWMQTYIAGVSCPYVCSKNQDHGVLLVGFGSAGYAPLRLEEKPYWIIKNSWGSMWGEKGYYKICRGTPNICGVDTMVSTVAAVHTTPQ, from the exons ATGATGGATCGTGCGGTTTTCTTCCTCCTCATCGCATCCGCTTTATTTGTCACGATCTCCGGCGTAGCTGACGACGGCTTTGGTAACCCGATCAAGCAGGTCGTCCGGGAGGAGAACGATGAACAACTCCTCAACTTAGACCACCAGTTCACTCTGTTCAAATCAAAGTACGAGAAGACTTACAAGAACCAAGTGGAGCACGACCATCGCTTCCGTGTCTTCAAAGCTAACGTACGGAGAGCTAGACGCCACCAGCAGCTCGATCCCTCTGCCGTCCACGGCGTCACGCAGTTCTCAGATGTTACACCGAAGGAGTTCAGCCGCAAGTATCTAGGGCTGAAACGGCGGTTCAGTCTTCCTAACGACACTCAGAAGGCGGCGATCCTTCCGACTAGCGAACTCCCTACGGATTTCGATTGGCGTGAAAAAGGAGCCGTCACTCCCGTTAAAAACCAG GGTTTGTGCGGATCATGCTGGTCGTTTAGCGCCACAGGAGCTCTTGAAGGAGCACATTTTCTAGCGACTAAAGAGCTTGTCAGCCTCAGTGAGCAGCAGCTCATAGATTGCGACCATACG TGTGATCCACAAGAAGCCAATTCATGTGACACTGGTTGCAGAGGAGGACTAATGAACAACGCTTTTGAGTACGCTCTCAAAACCGGTGGCCTTATGAAGGAACAAGACTATCCTTACACGGGACGCGACCGTTCCGTCTGCAAGTTCAACAAGACCATGATCGCTGCCAAAGTGTCTAACTTCAGCGTTGTCTCTGCCGATGAAGACCAAATCGCTGCTAATCTAGTCCAGAACGGTCCTCTAGCta TTGCTATCAATGCATTGTGGATGCAAACTTACATAGCAGGAGTGTCGTGCCCGTATGTATGTTCCAAGAACCAAGACCATGGAGTGCTCTTGGTTGGGTTTGGTTCAGCGGGTTATGCACCACTTCGTCTTGAGGAGAAGCCTTATTGGATCATTAAGAACTCATGGGGATCCATGTGGGGCGAGAAGGGTTACTACAAAATCTGCAGGGGAACTCCTAACATCTGTGGTGTGGACACAATGGTATCTACCGTTGCTGCTGTTCATACAACACCTCAGTAG
- the LOC106440301 gene encoding S-protein homolog 2-like: MDIPKRYLSLFLLTMFITTNADAKHSVPVPNGPSTTGSVFHPFGKITVEIINDLGNTLALKYHCKSKEDDFGKRSLQPGQSWSFKFHRQFFGRTLFYCSFVLPNGKYSFNIYEDHRESAGDDWCQKCVWKIRLTGPCRLNDVTKQFAICYSWNKSLY; encoded by the coding sequence ATGGATATTCCAAAACGGTACCTGTCACTCTTCTTATTGACTATGTTCATAACTACAAATGCTGACGCCAAACATAGCGTTCCAGTTCCAAACGGTCCATCAACAACAGGATCTGTATTTCATCCTTTCGGAAAAATAACTGTAGAGATCATCAACGATCTTGGTAACACACTAGCGTTGAAGTATCACTGTAAATCAAAAGAAGATGACTTTGGTAAACGGAGTTTGCAACCGGGTCAATCGTGGTCGTTCAAATTTCATCGTCAGTTCTTCGGAAGGACATTGTTTTACTGTAGTTTTGTGTTGCCAAATGGAAAGTATTCGTTCAACATATATGAAGACCACCGAGAGAGCGCCGGCGACGACTGGTGCCAAAAGTGTGTGTGGAAGATAAGACTAACCGGACCTTGTAGGCTTAACGATGTAACAAAGCAGTTTGCTATTTGTTATTCTTGGAACAAGTCCTTGTATTGA